In Variovorax paradoxus, a single genomic region encodes these proteins:
- a CDS encoding toxin-antitoxin system YwqK family antitoxin, with amino-acid sequence MALPSASSLATAPDAVVREALDGAGRTVVRASFLGDVPHGPMQVFSAPGKPAMDAAYQAGLPHGTMRLFDERGQLLQETQRVGGVADGTTRGYYPSGKLMQTQQHVRGALHGEAVSYAESGDATARLRYVAGRLDGEASYFHEGRMIRRENYRAGVLDGEVLDYLPGGGVAQSSTYVANVLHGPLRRFWPNGQLMEEISYRQGKPWGNPRRFDDAGREIVATAAPPGFMKSLEKLVRGS; translated from the coding sequence ATGGCTCTTCCTTCTGCTTCATCCCTTGCAACGGCACCCGATGCCGTGGTGCGCGAGGCCCTGGACGGCGCCGGCCGCACGGTGGTGCGTGCTTCCTTCCTGGGCGACGTGCCGCACGGACCGATGCAGGTGTTCTCGGCCCCCGGCAAGCCCGCGATGGACGCGGCCTACCAGGCCGGCCTGCCGCACGGCACCATGCGCCTGTTCGACGAGCGCGGCCAGCTGCTGCAGGAAACCCAGCGCGTGGGCGGCGTGGCCGACGGCACGACACGCGGCTACTACCCCAGCGGCAAGCTGATGCAGACGCAGCAGCACGTGCGCGGCGCGCTGCACGGCGAGGCCGTGTCCTATGCGGAGTCGGGCGACGCCACGGCGCGGCTGCGCTACGTGGCCGGCCGGCTCGACGGCGAGGCAAGCTACTTCCACGAAGGCCGCATGATCCGGCGCGAGAACTACCGCGCCGGCGTGCTCGACGGCGAAGTGCTCGACTACCTGCCGGGCGGCGGCGTGGCGCAGTCGTCCACCTACGTGGCCAACGTGCTGCACGGCCCGCTGCGGCGCTTCTGGCCCAACGGCCAGCTGATGGAAGAAATCTCATACCGCCAGGGCAAGCCCTGGGGCAACCCGCGCCGCTTCGACGACGCGGGGCGCGAGATCGTGGCCACCGCCGCGCCACCGGGCTTCATGAAGAGCCTGGAAAAACTCGTGAGGGGGAGCTGA
- a CDS encoding DotU family type IV/VI secretion system protein: MARTLPDLAVDDHITKQFRAFYDEIVKARDRTAESRETDPDLVAQALARHLENLLELQSLESRRDSTRFELENVADARYLKAALADEILLQTPWVGRERWTAHLLETSLFRTNIAGDLVFNRIEELLSGREPSKRDIARLYLFALALGFQGKYRGNGDTARLLGYREELFQFVYQRPADFSGRDRVVSERAYASTLSHIAPRKLPTLSRWTVLFLLSAATLLAVSELLWLWQSWPVRQVLQPGAVDASGAWQR; the protein is encoded by the coding sequence ATGGCACGCACCCTCCCCGACCTTGCGGTCGACGACCACATCACCAAGCAGTTCCGCGCCTTCTACGACGAGATCGTGAAGGCCCGCGACCGCACCGCCGAATCGCGCGAGACCGACCCCGACCTGGTGGCGCAGGCGCTGGCCCGCCACCTGGAAAACCTGCTGGAGCTGCAGTCGCTCGAATCGCGCCGCGACAGCACCCGCTTCGAACTCGAGAACGTGGCCGACGCGCGCTACCTGAAGGCCGCGCTGGCCGACGAGATCCTGCTGCAAACGCCGTGGGTCGGGCGCGAGCGCTGGACCGCGCACCTGCTGGAGACTTCGCTCTTTCGCACCAACATCGCGGGCGACCTGGTGTTCAACCGCATCGAGGAGCTGCTGTCGGGCCGCGAGCCCTCCAAGCGCGACATTGCGCGGCTGTATCTCTTTGCGCTGGCGCTGGGCTTCCAGGGCAAGTACCGCGGCAACGGCGACACGGCCCGCCTGCTCGGCTACCGCGAGGAGCTGTTCCAGTTCGTCTACCAGCGTCCGGCCGACTTCTCGGGCCGCGACCGCGTGGTGTCGGAGCGGGCCTATGCCAGCACGCTCTCGCACATCGCGCCGCGCAAGCTGCCCACGCTGAGCCGCTGGACGGTGCTGTTCCTGCTGAGCGCCGCCACGCTGCTGGCGGTGTCGGAACTGCTGTGGCTGTGGCAATCGTGGCCGGTGCGGCAGGTGCTGCAGCCGGGCGCGGTCGATGCGTCGGGGGCCTGGCAGCGATGA
- a CDS encoding ABC transporter substrate-binding protein, which translates to MSNNTRHLTGMHIALRRLALPALLAFAGLCASSGAGAAGERPVAQGVLTAPAAPAPVVTLAAPAAASPATLAAATDAPPPAPPAPVLTNGLVRVPDGRLLAPDIARIVMRGELVVAMLKVDTPPFFFFDDSGQWTGLEVGLAQSLAKELGVKLRFNRDASTFNAVVDLLASGQADLAISKLSRTLARTQTIAFSDAYLTLNHSLILNRVKFAQISHGRPLPEVIRNFNGSIGVIAKSSFADYARTNFPHAKIQEFATWNEVLAALHKGEIVSAYRDEFEVKRVLKADPTVSLVLRTVTLKDLEDTLGIGVAVTDPTLLAYVNQFLAQRTEKLDIQKVLQALDR; encoded by the coding sequence ATGTCGAACAACACACGACACCTCACGGGCATGCACATCGCGCTTCGGCGCCTTGCCCTTCCCGCCTTGCTGGCGTTTGCCGGCCTCTGCGCAAGCAGCGGCGCCGGCGCCGCGGGCGAACGCCCGGTGGCGCAGGGCGTGCTCACCGCGCCCGCCGCGCCGGCACCGGTGGTGACGCTCGCGGCTCCCGCGGCCGCGTCGCCCGCGACACTGGCGGCCGCAACCGACGCGCCGCCACCCGCGCCCCCGGCACCGGTGCTCACCAACGGCCTCGTGCGCGTGCCCGACGGCCGGCTGCTGGCACCCGACATCGCGCGCATCGTGATGCGCGGCGAGCTGGTGGTGGCCATGCTCAAGGTCGACACGCCGCCGTTCTTCTTCTTCGATGACAGCGGCCAGTGGACCGGGCTCGAAGTGGGCCTGGCGCAGTCGCTGGCCAAGGAACTGGGCGTCAAGCTGCGCTTCAACCGCGACGCCAGCACCTTCAACGCGGTGGTCGACCTGCTGGCCAGCGGCCAGGCCGACCTGGCCATCAGCAAGCTGTCGCGCACGCTGGCGCGCACGCAGACCATCGCCTTCAGCGACGCGTACCTCACGCTGAACCACTCGCTCATCCTGAACCGCGTGAAGTTCGCGCAGATCTCGCACGGGCGGCCGCTGCCGGAGGTCATCCGCAACTTCAACGGCAGCATCGGCGTGATCGCCAAGTCGTCCTTCGCGGACTACGCGCGCACCAACTTCCCGCACGCCAAGATTCAGGAATTCGCGACCTGGAACGAGGTGCTGGCGGCCCTGCACAAGGGCGAGATCGTGAGCGCGTACCGCGACGAGTTCGAGGTCAAGCGCGTGCTCAAGGCCGACCCCACCGTGTCGCTGGTGCTGCGCACCGTGACGCTGAAGGACCTGGAAGACACCCTGGGCATCGGCGTGGCCGTGACCGACCCCACGCTGCTGGCCTACGTCAACCAGTTCCTCGCCCAGCGCACCGAAAAGCTGGACATCCAGAAAGTCCTGCAGGCGCTCGACCGCTGA
- the tssK gene encoding type VI secretion system baseplate subunit TssK — protein sequence MNTVPITDRVEWHEGMLLSPQHFQQFSARMDSLVAWQTLAAAPFSWGVRRLVFDHGLLPTGMLRVLALEAILPDGTAVQYSAAEAAHGTLELSLAPHADQLANEPLDIYLTLPVTGPARHRAATVRFRSVAGAPVEDAVSDAEPANIPRMLPRLALSAGAVPPGTHVHLRLGQVFKDNEVVKLGDAQPPLLEVARDNPLWTAAAALLGQLRGKAAFVAKQTAVPSSRVDDRLAHLELKDRLRSLLSGLPHAEAVLRTPHLHPLPMYWSLCALLASLSLLRPGGLPPVPMDYDHANPSLVFQPLLLALRDAVSEVSQEYREHKFEFRQGAFETTLQPQWLAGKRIVVGLRGQSDKDIQAWMKSAIVGSQSAYRSLREDRWPGAQRNPIDSADELGLRPGSGYLLYEIQTSAKLTVPGELLVIANEGSTALPPQEIVLFIKD from the coding sequence GTGAACACAGTCCCCATCACCGACCGCGTCGAGTGGCATGAAGGCATGCTGCTGTCGCCGCAGCACTTCCAGCAGTTCTCGGCGCGCATGGATTCCCTCGTGGCCTGGCAGACGCTGGCCGCCGCACCCTTCAGCTGGGGCGTGCGCCGCCTGGTGTTCGACCACGGCCTGCTGCCCACCGGCATGCTGCGCGTGCTGGCGCTCGAAGCCATCCTGCCGGACGGCACCGCCGTGCAGTATTCGGCCGCCGAGGCCGCGCACGGCACGCTGGAGCTGTCGCTGGCGCCGCATGCCGATCAGTTGGCCAACGAGCCGCTCGACATCTACCTCACGCTGCCGGTCACCGGCCCCGCGCGGCATCGCGCCGCGACCGTGCGCTTTCGCTCGGTGGCCGGCGCGCCGGTGGAAGACGCGGTGTCCGACGCCGAGCCCGCGAACATCCCGCGCATGCTGCCGCGCCTGGCGCTCAGCGCGGGCGCCGTGCCGCCCGGCACGCATGTGCATCTGCGCCTGGGCCAGGTGTTCAAGGACAACGAGGTGGTCAAGCTCGGCGACGCGCAGCCGCCGCTGCTGGAAGTGGCGCGCGACAACCCGCTGTGGACGGCCGCGGCCGCCCTGCTGGGCCAGTTGCGCGGCAAGGCCGCCTTCGTGGCCAAGCAGACGGCCGTGCCCTCTTCTCGCGTGGACGACCGGCTGGCGCACCTGGAGCTGAAGGACCGGCTGCGCAGCCTGCTGTCGGGCCTGCCGCATGCCGAGGCCGTGCTGCGCACGCCGCACCTGCATCCGCTGCCGATGTACTGGTCGCTGTGCGCGCTGCTGGCCTCGCTGAGCCTGCTGCGGCCGGGCGGCCTGCCGCCGGTGCCGATGGACTACGACCATGCGAACCCGTCGCTCGTATTCCAGCCGCTGCTGCTGGCGCTGCGCGACGCGGTGTCCGAAGTGAGCCAGGAGTACCGCGAGCACAAGTTCGAGTTCCGCCAGGGCGCCTTCGAGACCACGCTGCAGCCGCAATGGCTGGCCGGCAAACGCATCGTGGTCGGCCTGCGGGGCCAGTCGGACAAGGACATCCAGGCCTGGATGAAGAGCGCCATCGTGGGCTCGCAGTCGGCCTACCGCTCGCTGCGCGAAGACCGCTGGCCGGGCGCGCAGCGCAACCCCATCGACTCGGCCGACGAGCTCGGCCTGCGCCCCGGTTCGGGCTACCTGCTCTACGAGATCCAGACCAGCGCCAAGCTGACCGTGCCCGGCGAGCTGCTGGTGATTGCCAACGAAGGCTCCACCGCGCTGCCTCCGCAGGAAATCGTGCTGTTCATCAAGGACTGA
- a CDS encoding dicarboxylate/amino acid:cation symporter produces MEQADMGFLTRMSHSLLALLLCMAAGGVAGIYAPAVGDVAYTAAQVYLSIVSMAAIPLLVVATFFGLRQTMGLPFPARRIAMIAGLALLLVASCAATGLALGWVNSPGAHLDADLREHLGELVQKAGDGGDMEMRLYDNGVQATPVERPRATLLPDNFFRALVEGRSLGILSCALLFGLAFAALARTQHNALNHMFEGIYRTLELIIARANILLPVVAFGMSAHVFSETDAVTIRAMLGFLLHFVVLVALLGMAAIAVIHRRGNQPLVEVLQHLKTPMLVSLVSSSTTASIPHTIEAMSARLGFSRGIVELVVPTASVFLRAGSALYYVLLALFVANLYDRTLSAADIGMIGTGATVAAFASAGNNSLTNVGYAGIVLSLLQLPIEAALALFLAIDLICEGPRNLLTLLASCALIAIVSAGLPSERVTAPAADTAPVQPLRFVLTRGNVYLLAGCSVLASLLILLMGIAVGARQAVQPSAAYATSAAANPGISR; encoded by the coding sequence ATGGAACAAGCCGACATGGGTTTCCTGACGCGCATGTCCCACAGCCTGCTCGCCCTGCTGCTGTGCATGGCGGCAGGCGGCGTCGCGGGCATCTATGCGCCCGCGGTGGGCGACGTGGCCTACACGGCGGCGCAGGTGTACCTGTCGATCGTGAGCATGGCGGCCATTCCGCTGCTGGTGGTGGCCACCTTCTTCGGCCTGCGCCAGACCATGGGCCTGCCCTTTCCGGCGCGGCGCATCGCGATGATCGCGGGCCTGGCGCTGCTGCTGGTGGCCAGCTGCGCGGCCACCGGCCTCGCGCTGGGCTGGGTGAACTCGCCGGGCGCGCATCTCGACGCCGACCTGCGCGAGCACCTGGGCGAACTGGTGCAGAAGGCCGGCGACGGCGGCGACATGGAGATGCGGCTGTACGACAACGGCGTGCAGGCCACGCCGGTCGAGCGCCCGCGCGCCACGCTGCTGCCCGACAACTTCTTCCGCGCGCTGGTGGAGGGCCGCTCGCTGGGCATCCTGTCGTGCGCGCTGCTGTTCGGCCTGGCCTTCGCGGCGCTGGCGCGCACGCAGCACAACGCGCTCAACCACATGTTCGAGGGCATCTACCGCACGCTCGAACTCATCATCGCGCGCGCCAACATCCTGCTGCCGGTAGTGGCCTTCGGCATGTCGGCGCATGTGTTCTCCGAGACCGACGCGGTGACGATCCGCGCGATGCTCGGCTTTTTGCTGCACTTCGTGGTGCTGGTGGCGCTGCTGGGCATGGCCGCCATCGCGGTGATCCACCGGCGCGGCAACCAGCCGCTCGTCGAAGTGCTGCAGCACCTGAAGACGCCAATGCTGGTGAGCCTGGTGTCGTCGAGCACCACCGCCAGCATTCCGCACACCATCGAGGCGATGAGCGCGCGCCTGGGCTTCAGCCGCGGCATCGTGGAGCTGGTGGTTCCCACCGCCTCTGTGTTCCTGCGCGCGGGCTCGGCGCTCTACTACGTGCTGCTCGCGCTGTTCGTGGCCAACCTGTACGACCGCACGCTGAGCGCGGCCGACATCGGAATGATCGGCACCGGCGCCACGGTGGCCGCCTTTGCTTCGGCCGGCAACAACAGCCTGACCAACGTGGGCTACGCGGGCATCGTGCTGTCGCTGCTGCAGTTGCCCATCGAGGCGGCGCTCGCGCTCTTCCTGGCCATCGACCTGATCTGCGAAGGCCCGCGCAACCTGCTCACGCTGCTGGCGAGCTGTGCGCTGATCGCCATCGTCTCGGCCGGCCTGCCCTCTGAGCGTGTGACCGCGCCCGCGGCCGACACGGCGCCCGTGCAGCCGCTGCGCTTCGTGCTCACGCGCGGCAACGTCTACCTGCTGGCCGGCTGCAGCGTGCTGGCCTCCCTGCTGATCCTGCTGATGGGCATTGCCGTGGGTGCACGGCAGGCCGTCCAGCCCTCCGCCGCGTACGCGACTTCGGCCGCGGCGAACCCTGGAATCTCGCGATGA
- a CDS encoding dicarboxylate/amino acid:cation symporter gives MNSSKFYAFVLNPWVVIISLGAGVAFGMLAPALATTLGFVGDIYVDLLKMITLPFMVSAVIFSLQRLFRDGGTASLLGRVALVFLAFSAFVAIAGAATLLILRPGENLPSTTMQTFGQIVGGDLSASDTAMNLRGVDEVKKTASFADMLVSLVPANIFSALANGDTLKTLVFALLFGLAVGHVPTRISDGLTQALETVYHACQTLMRWLSFPLPVVLFCMSAAQLGKTGIEPLRAMGAFVVAFLVVSVLLLAVAAVIIWKRSNGTLGQTLNALRGPFALALATRSSATCMPIMIESLVTRLGFARSRVELLVPLTVSLLRIGPVVYYVCATLFIAQIYGRSLSPVEIGIVLTSSVLAGFASAGMTGLVTVSLIGMTCTYLGLPFEAAFILFLAVDPVCDMLRTLVLVIGNTAAVAVVCPRPLKI, from the coding sequence ATGAATTCCTCCAAGTTCTACGCCTTCGTCCTCAACCCCTGGGTCGTGATCATCAGCCTGGGCGCCGGCGTCGCCTTCGGCATGCTCGCGCCCGCGCTCGCAACCACGCTGGGCTTCGTGGGCGACATCTACGTCGACCTGCTGAAGATGATCACGCTGCCCTTCATGGTCTCGGCCGTGATCTTCAGCCTGCAGCGGCTGTTCCGCGACGGCGGCACCGCCAGCCTGCTGGGCCGCGTGGCGCTGGTGTTCCTCGCGTTCTCGGCCTTCGTGGCGATTGCCGGCGCGGCCACGCTGCTGATTCTTCGCCCCGGCGAGAACCTGCCCAGCACCACCATGCAGACCTTCGGCCAGATCGTGGGCGGCGACCTGAGCGCCAGCGACACGGCCATGAACCTGCGCGGCGTGGACGAAGTGAAGAAGACCGCCAGCTTCGCCGACATGCTGGTGAGCCTGGTGCCGGCCAACATCTTCTCGGCGCTGGCCAACGGCGACACGCTCAAGACGCTGGTGTTCGCGCTGCTGTTCGGCCTGGCGGTGGGGCATGTGCCCACGCGCATTTCCGACGGCCTGACGCAGGCGCTGGAGACGGTCTATCACGCCTGCCAGACGCTGATGCGCTGGCTGAGCTTTCCGCTGCCGGTGGTGCTGTTCTGCATGAGCGCGGCGCAATTGGGCAAGACGGGCATAGAGCCGTTGAGGGCGATGGGCGCCTTCGTGGTGGCCTTCCTGGTGGTGTCGGTGCTGCTGCTGGCGGTGGCGGCGGTGATCATCTGGAAGCGCTCCAACGGCACGCTGGGGCAGACGCTCAACGCGCTGCGCGGCCCCTTCGCGCTGGCGCTGGCCACGCGCAGCAGCGCCACCTGCATGCCGATCATGATCGAGAGCCTGGTCACGCGGCTGGGCTTCGCGCGCTCGCGGGTGGAGCTGCTGGTGCCGCTCACGGTCTCGCTGCTGCGCATCGGGCCGGTCGTGTATTACGTGTGCGCCACGCTCTTCATTGCGCAGATCTACGGGCGCTCGCTGTCGCCGGTGGAGATCGGCATCGTGCTCACCTCGTCGGTGCTCGCGGGCTTCGCATCGGCTGGCATGACGGGGCTGGTGACGGTGTCGCTCATCGGCATGACCTGCACCTACCTGGGCCTGCCCTTCGAGGCGGCGTTCATCCTGTTCCTGGCGGTGGACCCGGTTTGCGACATGCTGCGCACGCTGGTGCTGGTCATCGGCAACACCGCGGCCGTCGCGGTGGTGTGCCCGCGGCCCTTGAAGATCTAG
- a CDS encoding DUF4280 domain-containing protein has translation MGMHVCMGATLQCSFGAAPSSLSVLPVAGVVTSNVPGATIMDNKPFVNILPFGTCNSMSNPMVAAATAAALGAFTPMPCIPVTAAPWAPGSPTVLLGNMPALQDSSKLACNWGGVIQVVVPGQFTSMVP, from the coding sequence ATGGGAATGCACGTCTGCATGGGAGCCACGCTGCAGTGCAGCTTCGGCGCCGCGCCCTCGAGCCTTTCGGTGCTGCCCGTGGCCGGTGTGGTCACGAGCAACGTGCCGGGGGCCACCATCATGGACAACAAGCCCTTCGTCAACATCCTGCCCTTCGGCACCTGCAACAGCATGTCGAACCCGATGGTGGCGGCCGCCACCGCCGCCGCGCTCGGCGCCTTCACGCCGATGCCCTGCATTCCGGTAACCGCCGCGCCCTGGGCGCCGGGCTCGCCCACGGTGCTGCTGGGCAACATGCCCGCCCTGCAGGACAGCTCCAAGCTCGCCTGCAACTGGGGCGGCGTGATCCAGGTCGTCGTGCCGGGGCAGTTCACTTCCATGGTTCCCTGA
- a CDS encoding aspartate/glutamate racemase family protein has protein sequence MSRIGVLGGMGPSATVDFMEKIIQLTPATRDQEHLPVIVANLPHVPDRSSAILGTGPDPLAALLAGIDVLNSIGVGVVAIPCNSSHHWYAQMVAHSRAPVIHIAQSCVAAVATAPDGRAARVAVLATRGALASGFYQEALRERGIDFLVPDASTGQDHVDACIRAVKAGDVQAGAAAFELALEALAATGATAVIMGCTELPIAAHAAHAAEHSALTLIDSSLELARATVAFALDKGWNKPTWVS, from the coding sequence ATGTCACGCATCGGCGTTCTCGGCGGCATGGGTCCATCGGCCACGGTGGACTTCATGGAAAAGATCATCCAGCTCACGCCCGCCACGCGCGACCAGGAGCACCTGCCGGTGATCGTGGCCAACCTGCCGCACGTGCCCGACCGCTCCAGCGCCATCCTGGGCACGGGGCCCGACCCGCTGGCCGCGCTGCTCGCGGGCATCGACGTGCTCAACAGCATCGGTGTGGGCGTGGTGGCGATTCCCTGCAACTCGTCGCACCACTGGTATGCGCAGATGGTGGCGCACAGCCGGGCGCCGGTGATCCACATCGCGCAGTCCTGCGTGGCCGCCGTCGCCACGGCGCCGGACGGCCGGGCGGCGCGGGTAGCGGTGCTCGCCACGCGCGGCGCGCTGGCCTCGGGCTTCTACCAGGAGGCGCTGCGCGAGCGCGGCATCGACTTCCTGGTGCCCGATGCCTCTACCGGGCAGGACCATGTGGACGCCTGCATCCGCGCCGTGAAGGCCGGCGACGTGCAGGCCGGCGCGGCCGCCTTCGAGCTTGCGCTCGAAGCACTGGCCGCCACCGGCGCCACCGCCGTGATCATGGGCTGCACCGAACTGCCGATTGCAGCGCATGCCGCGCACGCCGCCGAGCACAGCGCCCTCACGCTGATCGACAGTTCGCTGGAGCTGGCCCGCGCCACGGTCGCCTTCGCGCTCGACAAGGGATGGAACAAGCCGACATGGGTTTCCTGA